From Glycine soja cultivar W05 chromosome 4, ASM419377v2, whole genome shotgun sequence, the proteins below share one genomic window:
- the LOC114409606 gene encoding uncharacterized protein LOC114409606 encodes MRERNKGVEDQSYTNDMDCYYYSTSEFTPCKKHPSSSSSSVGICAYCLKDRLVKLVCSDCGEQRLSSCPCSDEMASSHRNSCTVEVGSVGRVSFLIENENNNESTPVVLQRLNHNNKAKEDNNNDEDEVVVLRRSSSSCVEIKRHHHGGGGFWRIGKLFRKKKDQKGCRRSVVGFDERNSEMWVVDHQGGVSRSRSLCSFRGGGLFGSEDGGDSVLSGARSSISAARSSGVNMLESGRRSGYSEAEPRRSGFDGVERRDFLFDSYESGNDLKGGVKKGGLMDGGGDGGGFYGGVNRRVFSLRESDFKGMDESSFIDLKLDYSSESKHEFSAAKMSNNMGGDTFSSFRNGNFMPHDVGGGSYGGLVGDGVLTNGGSCRLTVNDRGIKRGRKSMKGWRWIFRYHSNWGSSRKRDEDFMFKA; translated from the coding sequence ATGAGGGAGAGGAACAAAGGTGTGGAAGATCAGTCTTACACCAATGACATGGATTGCTACTACTACTCCACCTCTGAATTCACACCATGTAAGAAacacccttcttcttcttcttcttctgttggTATATGTGCTTATTGTCTCAAGGACCGTTTGGTCAAGCTTGTGTGTTCTGATTGTGGGGAGCAAAGGCTTTCTTCATGTCCTTGCTCTGATGAGATGGCCTCTTCGCACCGCAACTCATGCACTGTTGAGGTGGGGAGTGTTGGGAGGGTCTCATTCCTCATTGAGAATGAGAATAACAATGAGAGTACCCCAGTGGTTCTTCAGCGTTTGAATCACAATAACAAGGCCAAGGAGGATAATAATAATGACGAGGATGAGGTTGTGGTGCTGAGGAGGAGCAGCAGCAGCTGTGTTGAGATCAAGAGGCATCATCATGGTGGTGGTGGGTTTTGGAGAATTGGGAAGCTTTTTCGGAAGAAAAAGGATCAGAAGGGTTGTCGCAGAAGTGTTGTTGGGTTTGACGAGAGGAATAGTGAGATGTGGGTGGTGGATCATCAAGGGGGGGTGTCTAGGTCAAGGTCACTATGCAGCTTCAGGGGTGGAGGGCTATTTGGATCTGAGGATGGTGGTGATTCAGTGTTGTCAGGTGCTAGAAGCTCAATTTCTGCAGCTAGGAGTTCTGGTGTTAATATGTTGGAATCTGGAAGAAGAAGTGGATACAGTGAAGCTGAGCCAAGAAGGAGTGGTTTTGATGGAGTAGAGAGGAGGGATTTCTTGTTTGATAGTTATGAAAGTGGAAATGATCTCAAAGGTGGTGTGAAAAAGGGTGGACTAATGGATGGTGGTGGAGATGGTGGTGGATTCTACGGTGGGGTAAATAGGCGTGTGTTTTCACTCAGAGAGAGTGATTTCAAAGGCATGGATGAGTCAAGCTTTATTGACTTGAAGCTTGATTACTCATCAGAATCAAAGCACGAGTTTTCTGCTGCAAAGATGAGCAACAATATGGGGGGTGatactttctcttctttcagaAATGGGAATTTCATGCCACATGATGTTGGTGGAGGTTCTTATGGAGGGTTGGTAGGGGATGGAGTTTTAACCAATGGAGGGTCATGTAGACTCACTGTGAATGACAGAGGAATCAAGAGGGGAAGGAAAAGCATGAAGGGTTGGAGGTGGATTTTCAGATACCATTCAAATTGGGGAAGCTCAAGGAAAAGAGATGAAGACTTTATGTTCAAAGCATGA